From the Pongo pygmaeus isolate AG05252 chromosome X, NHGRI_mPonPyg2-v2.0_pri, whole genome shotgun sequence genome, one window contains:
- the LOC129024732 gene encoding DDB1- and CUL4-associated factor 8-like protein 2 translates to MSHQEGSTDGLPDLGTESLFSSPEEQSGAVAVMEASSDIDIATSELNVTVTGDGSDSMDGGFPNDASTENRSSDRESASEDIELESLEDFEHFLMSGESLFDYPLVGEEETEMDEEDEEIQEEGGEEEEEEEEEEEEEEEEQPRAGPQCSGGNHEQYSLEEDQALEEWVSSETSALPRPRWQVVTALHQRRLGSRPRFVYEACGARAFVQRFRLQYRLADHVGCVNTVHFNQRGTRLASGGDDLKVIVWDWVQQRPVLNFESGHTNNVFQAKFLPNCGDSTLAMCARDGQVRVAELINASYFKNTKCVAQHRGPAHKLALEPDSPYKFLTSGEDAVVFTIDLRQDRPASKVVVTREKDKKVGLYTVSMNPANTYQFAVGGQDQFVRIYDQRRIDERENNGVLKKFTPHHLVNCDFPINITCIVYSHDGTELLASYNDEDIYLFNSSHSDGAQYSKRFKGHRNNTTVKGVNFYGPRSEFVVSGSDCGHIFFWEKSSCQIIQFLKGNREGTINCLEPHPYLPVLACSGLDHDVKIWTPTAKAATELTGLKKVIKKNKWERDEDSLHHGSLFDQYMLWFLMRHLTQRGHHQDWRSGEAEFPDEESDESSSTSETSEEEVQDRVQCMPS, encoded by the coding sequence ATGTCCCACCAAGAGGGCAGCACAGATGGCTTACCAGACTTAGGGACGGAAAGCCTGTTCAGCAGCCCAGAGGAGCAGTCTGGAGCGGTGGCGGTGATGGAGGCCTCCTCAGACATTGACATAGCGACCTCAGAGCTGAATGTGACAGTGACCGGAGATGGCAGTGATAGCATGGATGGTGGATTCCCCAATGATGCCAGCACAGAAAATCGAAGCTCAGACCGAGAAAGTGCAAGTGAAGACATCGAACTTGAGAGCTTGGAGGACTTTGAGCATTTCCTCATGAGTGGTGAAAGTTTATTCGATTACCCTTTAGTGggagaggaggagacagaaaTGGACGAGGAAGACGAGGAGAtacaggaggagggaggggaggaggaggaagaggaggaggaggaggaggaggaagaagaagaagaacagccTCGGGCGGGTCCACAATGCAGTGGCGGCAACCATGAGCAGTATTCGTTAGAGGAGGATCAGGCGCTGGAGGAGTGGGTTTCCTCAGAGACATCTGCTCTGCCCCGACCTCGCTGGCAGGTCGTTACTGCTCTTCACCAGCGGCGGCTGGGTTCACGCCCCCGCTTTGTATATGAGGCCTGTGGGgcaagagcctttgtgcagcgtTTCCGCCTGCAATATCGTCTTGCAGACCATGTCGGCTGTGTCAATACTGTACACTTTAACCAGCGTGGCACCCGACTGGCCAGTGGCGGTGATGACCTAAAGGTGATAGTGTGGGACTGGGTGCAACAGAGGCCGGTACTGAACTTTGAAAGTGGTCACACAAATAATGTCTTCCAGGCCAAGTTCCTTCCTAACTGTGGTGATTCCACTCTGGCCATGTGTGCCCGTGATGGGCAGGTACGGGTAGCAGAATTAATTAATGCATCATATTTCAAGAATACTAAGTGTGTGGCCCAGCACAGGGGACCTGCCCACAAGTTGGCTCTGGAGCCTGACTCTCCTTATAagttcctgacttcaggtgaagATGCTGTTGTCTTCACCATTGACCTCAGACAAGACCGGCCAGCTTCAAAAGTTGTGGTAACAAGAGAAAAGGATAAGAAAGTGGGACTGTATACAGTCTCTATGAATCCCGCCAATACCTACCAATTTGCAGTGGGTGGACAAGATCAGTTTGTAAGGATTTATGACCAGAGGAGAATTGATGAGAGAGAAAACAATGGAGTGCTCAAGAAATTCACTCCTCATCATCTGGTTAATTGTGATTTCCCAATAAACATCACCTGCATTGTGTACAGCCACGATGGCACAGAGCTGCTAGCCAGCTACAATGATGAAGACATTTACCTCTTCAACTCCTCTCACAGTGATGGTGCTCAATACAGTAAGAGATTTAAGGGGCacagaaataataccacagtCAAAGGTGTTAATTTCTATGGCCCCAGGAGTGAGTTTGTAGTGAGCGGTAGTGATTGCGGGCACATCTTCTTCTGGGAGAAATCATCCTGCCAGATCATCCAGTTCCTAAAGGGGAACAGAGAAGGTACAATAAACTGTCTTGAACCCCACCCTTACCTACCTGTGCTGGCATGCAGTGGCCTAGATCATGATGTCAAGATCTGGACACCCACAGCTAAAGCTGCCACTGAGCTTACTGGGTTAAAGAAGGTGATTAAGAAGAACAAGTGGGAACGAGATGAAGATAGCTTGCACCATGGCAGCCTGTTTGACCAGTACATGCTTTGGTTCCTCATGCGTCACCTGACACAGAGAGGTCATCACCAGGACTGGAGAAGTGGTGAAGCCGAATTTCCAGATGAAGAGTCGGATGAATCTTCCAGCACTTCAGAGACATCCGAGGAGGAGGTCCAAGACCGAGTGCAGTGCATGCCATCCTGA